A single window of Cryptosporangium aurantiacum DNA harbors:
- a CDS encoding TetR/AcrR family transcriptional regulator, translating to MTAAPSEDVTPERQRDAERTRAEILDAATEEFASRGYAGGRVDEIAAKTRTTKRMIYYYFGSKQGLYVAVLERAYGGIRRLEQALDVDHLDPARAMRALAELTFDHHQSHPAFIRLVSIENVHHAEHLRTSPILPTLAAPAVDVLGGILARGRAAGLFRDDVDALDVHMIISAFCVFRTANRYTFEAIFGRDMLDEQRSAHHRQMLGDLVLEYLTAHVGRG from the coding sequence GTGACCGCTGCCCCCTCCGAAGACGTGACGCCGGAACGGCAACGCGACGCCGAGCGGACGCGCGCCGAGATCCTCGACGCCGCCACCGAAGAGTTCGCCAGCCGCGGATACGCCGGCGGCCGGGTGGACGAGATCGCCGCGAAGACCCGCACGACGAAGCGGATGATCTACTACTATTTCGGGTCCAAGCAGGGTCTCTACGTCGCGGTGCTGGAGCGGGCGTACGGCGGGATCCGCCGCCTCGAGCAGGCGCTCGACGTCGACCATCTCGACCCCGCGAGGGCGATGCGCGCGCTGGCCGAGCTGACGTTCGACCACCACCAGTCGCACCCGGCGTTCATCCGGTTGGTGAGCATCGAGAACGTCCACCACGCGGAGCACCTGCGGACGTCGCCGATCCTGCCGACGCTCGCGGCACCCGCGGTCGATGTGCTCGGCGGGATCCTGGCGCGTGGACGGGCGGCCGGTTTGTTCCGGGACGACGTCGACGCGCTGGACGTCCACATGATCATCAGCGCGTTTTGTGTGTTCCGGACCGCGAACCGGTACACGTTCGAGGCGATCTTCGGCCGCGACATGCTGGATGAGCAGCGCAGCGCCCATCACCGGCAGATGCTCGGCGACCTCGTGCTGGAGTACCTCACCGCCCACGTAGGCCGCGGCTAA
- a CDS encoding sugar phosphate isomerase/epimerase and 4-hydroxyphenylpyruvate domain-containing protein — translation MRRDGLRTALATVCLSGTLEDKLTAAADAGFDGVEIFEPDLVAAPLSPGDVRVRCADLGLSIDLYQPFRDLDSTDPDRFAANLRRAERKFDVMAELGADTVLVCSSVSPDAVTDDDRLAEQLATLADGAARRGVRIAYEALAWGAHVNTYEHSWDVVARADHPALGLCLDSFHILSRGSDPAPIADIPGEKLFFLQLADAPHLSMDVLQWSRHHRLFPGQGAFDLPAFLRPVLAAGYAGPLSLEVFNDVFRQADPVPTAVDARRSLLALAEATARAEAATAGAVAEAPADGAAAAEAPADGAAVAGAVGAGRRAAPATVAIDPVNAPAPPLAGHAFVEITAEPHAAGQVGAALSALGFVRTGRHRTKPVERWEQGRARVLVNARGNDGAALGALAVESADPPAAARRAQRLLAPLLPRERGPAEADLAAVAAPDGTPLFFCRTGAGGPGGWSTDFVPTREAPRAGIGITGIDHVGLSEPFDHFDEAALFYRSVLGLTPVSAGEFAAPFGLVRGRALTDEARTVRVALTVARLRRGDWAPAVADPQYVAFATDDVLAAARAARDAGAPLLAIPDNYYDDLGARLELPPERLAAYRDLGVLHTVDHPDGGVYLQVGTELLGGRLFLLLVQRVDGYDGYGWADAPVRMAAHRRNRLVRTTL, via the coding sequence ATGCGCCGTGACGGGCTCCGAACCGCGCTAGCCACGGTCTGTCTCTCCGGCACGCTGGAGGACAAGCTCACCGCCGCCGCCGACGCGGGCTTCGACGGCGTCGAAATCTTCGAACCGGACCTGGTCGCCGCGCCGCTCAGCCCGGGTGACGTCCGGGTCCGTTGCGCGGACCTGGGCTTGTCGATCGACCTGTACCAGCCGTTCCGCGACCTCGACTCGACCGACCCGGACCGCTTCGCCGCGAACCTGCGCCGCGCCGAGCGCAAGTTCGACGTGATGGCCGAGCTCGGCGCCGACACCGTGCTGGTCTGCTCGTCGGTGTCCCCGGACGCGGTGACCGACGACGACCGGCTCGCCGAGCAACTCGCGACGCTGGCCGACGGTGCCGCGCGGCGTGGCGTCCGGATCGCGTACGAGGCGTTGGCCTGGGGCGCGCACGTCAACACGTACGAGCACTCCTGGGACGTCGTCGCGCGCGCCGACCACCCGGCGCTCGGACTGTGCCTGGACAGCTTCCACATCCTGTCGCGCGGGTCCGACCCGGCGCCGATCGCGGACATCCCCGGGGAGAAGCTCTTCTTCCTGCAGCTCGCGGACGCACCGCACCTCTCGATGGACGTCCTGCAGTGGAGCAGGCACCATCGGCTGTTCCCCGGCCAGGGCGCGTTCGACCTGCCGGCGTTCCTGCGGCCGGTGCTGGCGGCCGGCTACGCCGGTCCGCTCTCGCTCGAGGTGTTCAACGACGTGTTCCGGCAGGCCGACCCGGTCCCCACAGCGGTGGACGCCCGGCGCAGCCTGCTCGCACTAGCCGAAGCCACCGCCCGGGCGGAGGCCGCCACGGCCGGCGCCGTGGCCGAAGCCCCGGCGGACGGCGCCGCTGCGGCCGAAGCCCCGGCGGACGGCGCCGCGGTAGCCGGAGCTGTCGGCGCCGGGCGCCGGGCCGCGCCGGCAACCGTCGCGATCGACCCGGTCAACGCGCCCGCGCCGCCGCTGGCCGGGCACGCGTTCGTCGAGATCACCGCGGAACCGCACGCGGCCGGTCAGGTCGGCGCGGCTCTCTCGGCGCTCGGTTTCGTCCGCACCGGGCGCCACCGCACCAAGCCGGTCGAGCGCTGGGAACAGGGCCGCGCCCGCGTCCTGGTCAACGCCCGCGGCAACGACGGAGCTGCGCTCGGCGCGCTCGCGGTCGAGTCCGCCGATCCACCGGCCGCCGCCCGACGGGCACAGCGCCTGCTAGCGCCGCTGCTGCCCCGGGAGCGAGGCCCGGCCGAGGCCGACCTCGCGGCCGTCGCGGCCCCGGACGGCACGCCGCTGTTCTTCTGCCGCACCGGCGCCGGCGGCCCCGGCGGCTGGAGCACCGACTTCGTCCCGACCAGGGAAGCCCCGCGCGCGGGCATCGGCATCACCGGGATCGACCACGTCGGCTTGTCCGAGCCGTTCGACCACTTCGACGAGGCGGCGCTGTTCTACCGCTCGGTGCTGGGCCTGACCCCGGTCAGCGCGGGGGAATTCGCCGCGCCGTTCGGCCTGGTCCGGGGCCGGGCGCTCACCGACGAGGCCCGCACGGTCCGGGTCGCGCTCACCGTGGCACGGCTGCGGCGCGGCGACTGGGCGCCCGCGGTGGCCGATCCGCAGTACGTCGCGTTCGCCACCGACGACGTGCTGGCCGCGGCCAGGGCGGCCCGGGACGCGGGTGCGCCGCTGCTCGCGATCCCGGACAACTACTACGACGACCTCGGTGCCCGGCTCGAACTACCGCCGGAACGGCTGGCCGCGTACCGCGATCTCGGCGTGCTGCACACCGTCGACCATCCGGACGGCGGGGTCTACCTGCAGGTCGGAACCGAACTGCTCGGCGGTCGGCTATTCCTGCTGCTGGTCCAGCGCGTCGACGGGTACGACGGCTACGGCTGGGCGGACGCACCGGTGCGGATGGCGGCCCACCGCCGCAATCGCCTGGTCCGTACCACCCTGTGA
- a CDS encoding shikimate dehydrogenase produces MSLPSITSRGVDQVVVGLIGSGIGPSLSPALHEREAAHLGLDYTYRRFDLDELHRAPEAVGDLVDEARLAGYRGLNITHPCKQLVIPHLDELSRAASEIGAVNTVVFGQDGRTTGHNTDWSGFRNGLVSGLPDVRRDRVVLLGAGGAGAACAYALLSLDVQTVHVVDQDIARARELAERFGPDRTVAAGIDALPELLARADGLVHATPTGMAEHPGLPLPADLLRPELWVAEIVYRPLETELLRVARDAGCATLDGGAMAVHQAVAAMRLFTGIEPDADRMVRHLHELIRAENEEATDAP; encoded by the coding sequence GTGTCCCTCCCATCCATCACCTCTCGCGGAGTCGATCAGGTCGTCGTCGGACTGATCGGCTCCGGAATCGGTCCGTCGCTGTCCCCGGCACTGCACGAGCGGGAGGCCGCGCACCTCGGGCTCGACTACACCTACCGGCGGTTCGACCTCGACGAACTGCACCGGGCTCCGGAGGCCGTCGGCGACCTGGTCGACGAGGCCAGGCTCGCCGGATACCGCGGACTGAACATCACCCATCCCTGCAAGCAGCTGGTGATCCCGCACCTGGACGAGCTGTCCAGGGCGGCGTCCGAGATCGGCGCGGTGAACACCGTCGTCTTCGGGCAGGACGGGCGCACGACCGGGCACAACACCGACTGGTCGGGATTCCGGAACGGGCTCGTCAGCGGGCTGCCGGACGTCCGCCGCGACCGGGTGGTGCTGCTCGGTGCGGGCGGCGCAGGCGCAGCCTGCGCCTACGCGCTGCTCTCGCTCGACGTGCAAACGGTGCACGTCGTCGATCAGGACATCGCCCGCGCCCGCGAACTCGCGGAACGCTTCGGCCCGGACCGCACCGTCGCCGCGGGCATCGACGCGCTGCCCGAGTTGCTCGCGCGCGCCGACGGGCTGGTGCACGCCACACCGACCGGAATGGCCGAACACCCCGGCCTGCCACTGCCCGCCGACCTGCTCCGTCCGGAGCTGTGGGTCGCGGAGATCGTCTACCGGCCGCTGGAGACCGAGCTGCTGCGCGTCGCACGGGACGCCGGGTGCGCGACGCTGGACGGTGGCGCGATGGCCGTCCACCAGGCCGTCGCCGCGATGCGCCTGTTCACCGGCATCGAGCCGGACGCCGACCGGATGGTTCGCCACCTGCACGAGCTGATCCGCGCCGAGAACGAGGAGGCCACCGATGCGCCGTGA